One genomic segment of Pyruvatibacter mobilis includes these proteins:
- a CDS encoding BCCT family transporter, whose translation MPTDTDLTPEGNTGLIDTDYEIGQDNVEASVGPFDFDIHNPVFVVSGLTIVLFTTLTLLFPETAGAFLFWLRPELTSSFDWFFLTAANIFVLTVVGIMISPLGRIRLGGPDATPDYSYAGWFAMLFAAGMGIGLMFFGVSEPISHFSAALVDNAGAPESWAPLAGAAGDEEAARRLGMAATIFHWGLHPWAIYAVVGLSLALFAYNKGLPLSVRSIFYPIFGERIWGWPGHVIDVLAVFATLFGLATSLGYGAEQANAGLEFLFGIPVSETSKVTLIAGITGIALISVVAGLDAGVKRLSEINLVLAIMLLAFVILVGPTLAILSGFVANLGAYMTELVPLSNPFGREDDNFRQDWTAFYWAWWISWSPFVGMFIARVSRGRSVREFIFCVLLIPSIVSVLWMTAFGGTAITFVTQGFEAIVDAPTELRLFTMLSELPLAAITSFVGIVLVIVFFVTSSDSGSLVIDTITAGGKVDAPVAQRVFWCLFEGLVAIALLLGGGLAALQAAAVSTGLPFAAVLLLGCVALVKGLRAEPRD comes from the coding sequence ATGCCGACAGACACTGACCTGACCCCCGAGGGCAATACGGGCCTGATCGACACCGACTATGAGATCGGCCAGGACAATGTGGAAGCAAGCGTTGGGCCATTTGATTTCGACATCCACAATCCGGTCTTCGTCGTCTCCGGCCTCACCATCGTCCTCTTCACCACGCTGACACTGCTGTTTCCGGAAACCGCCGGAGCTTTCCTGTTCTGGCTGCGACCGGAGCTCACCAGCAGCTTTGACTGGTTCTTCCTGACCGCCGCCAACATTTTCGTGCTGACTGTCGTCGGCATCATGATTTCACCGCTCGGGCGCATCCGCCTCGGCGGCCCGGATGCGACACCGGACTATTCCTATGCCGGCTGGTTCGCCATGCTGTTCGCCGCCGGCATGGGCATCGGCCTGATGTTCTTTGGTGTCTCCGAACCAATTTCCCACTTTTCGGCTGCCCTGGTGGATAATGCCGGTGCGCCGGAAAGCTGGGCGCCGCTGGCAGGTGCTGCCGGCGATGAGGAAGCCGCGCGCCGGCTCGGCATGGCTGCAACGATTTTTCACTGGGGGCTGCACCCCTGGGCAATCTACGCGGTTGTCGGCCTGTCGCTGGCGCTGTTTGCCTACAACAAGGGCCTGCCCCTGAGCGTCAGGTCGATCTTCTACCCCATCTTCGGTGAGCGCATCTGGGGCTGGCCGGGCCATGTGATCGACGTGCTGGCCGTCTTCGCCACATTGTTCGGACTCGCAACCTCGCTCGGCTACGGGGCGGAGCAGGCAAATGCGGGTCTCGAGTTCCTGTTCGGCATTCCCGTCAGCGAAACGTCGAAGGTAACGCTGATTGCCGGTATCACCGGCATCGCCCTCATCTCGGTTGTCGCGGGTCTCGATGCAGGCGTGAAGCGCTTGTCGGAAATCAACCTCGTACTGGCAATCATGCTGCTGGCCTTTGTCATCCTCGTGGGCCCGACACTGGCCATCCTGTCGGGCTTCGTTGCCAATCTCGGCGCCTATATGACGGAGCTTGTTCCGCTATCCAATCCGTTCGGCAGGGAAGATGACAATTTCCGCCAGGACTGGACGGCGTTCTACTGGGCCTGGTGGATTTCGTGGTCGCCTTTCGTCGGCATGTTCATCGCCCGCGTCAGCCGCGGACGCTCGGTGCGCGAGTTCATTTTCTGCGTGCTGCTGATCCCATCGATCGTCTCCGTCCTGTGGATGACCGCATTTGGCGGCACCGCCATCACCTTCGTCACCCAGGGATTTGAAGCCATTGTCGACGCACCGACGGAACTTCGCCTCTTCACCATGCTGAGCGAGCTTCCGCTGGCAGCGATCACGTCTTTCGTCGGCATCGTGCTGGTGATCGTGTTCTTCGTCACATCGTCCGACAGCGGATCACTGGTGATCGATACAATCACGGCAGGCGGCAAGGTGGATGCACCGGTGGCGCAGCGCGTGTTCTGGTGCCTGTTCGAAGGACTGGTGGCCATTGCCCTGTTGCTGGGCGGCGGCCTTGCGGCACTGCAGGCAGCCGCCGTTTCCACGGGGCTTCCCTTTGCAGCGGTCCTGCTGCTCGGCTGCGTGGCCCTGGTGAAGGGGCTGAGAGCCGAGCCGCGAGACTGA
- a CDS encoding cytochrome P450 produces the protein MSQAAIQDTPEIDHVERARTMPLEELNIADPDLFQADAIWPYFERLRKDAPVHKATSPDFGDYWSVTRYEDIMAVDTNHHVFSSSWEHGGITLFDQISDFQLPMFIAMDPPKHDDQRKAVQGIVAPNNLKNWEDLIRERTGYVLDSLPRGEAFDWVDNVSVELTTMMLATLFDFPFEERRKLTRWSDVATGRNNPDIVESDEQWRAELLECLEYFTNLWNERVNSDTPGNDLISMMTHSDSTKNMDPMEYLGNIILLIVGGNDTTRNSMTASVYALNKFAGEYDKLLANPDLIPNLSSEIIRWQTPLAHMRRTALEDIELNGQMIKKGDKVAMWYVSGNRDADVFEDADTVIIDRANARRQMSFGYGIHRCVGNRLGELQIKILWEEILKRFPKIEVLEEPTRTKSVFVKGYTYMPVRIPA, from the coding sequence ATGTCCCAGGCCGCCATTCAGGACACCCCTGAGATCGATCATGTCGAGCGTGCGCGCACCATGCCGCTCGAAGAGCTGAACATCGCCGACCCGGACCTTTTCCAGGCCGATGCGATCTGGCCCTATTTCGAGCGCCTTCGTAAGGACGCGCCGGTGCATAAAGCGACGTCGCCTGACTTCGGTGATTACTGGTCGGTGACCCGCTACGAGGACATCATGGCGGTGGACACCAACCACCACGTGTTCTCGTCGAGCTGGGAACATGGCGGCATCACGCTGTTCGACCAGATTTCCGATTTCCAGCTGCCCATGTTCATTGCCATGGACCCGCCCAAGCATGATGACCAGCGCAAGGCCGTGCAGGGCATCGTGGCACCCAACAACCTGAAGAACTGGGAAGACCTGATCCGCGAGCGCACCGGCTATGTGCTGGATTCGCTGCCGCGGGGGGAAGCATTCGACTGGGTGGACAATGTGTCGGTGGAACTCACTACCATGATGCTGGCCACGCTGTTCGATTTCCCGTTCGAGGAGCGCCGCAAGCTGACCCGCTGGTCCGACGTGGCGACCGGCCGCAACAATCCGGACATCGTGGAAAGCGATGAGCAGTGGCGGGCAGAACTGCTTGAGTGCCTCGAATATTTCACCAATCTATGGAATGAGCGCGTCAACTCGGACACGCCGGGCAATGACCTCATCTCCATGATGACGCATAGCGACAGCACCAAGAACATGGACCCGATGGAGTATCTCGGGAACATCATCCTGCTGATCGTCGGCGGCAACGACACCACCCGCAACTCGATGACAGCCAGCGTCTATGCGCTCAACAAGTTCGCCGGTGAGTATGACAAGCTGCTCGCCAACCCGGACCTGATCCCGAACCTGTCGTCGGAAATCATCCGCTGGCAGACACCGCTGGCCCACATGCGCCGCACGGCGCTGGAAGACATCGAGCTCAACGGCCAGATGATCAAGAAGGGCGACAAGGTTGCCATGTGGTACGTCTCGGGCAACCGGGATGCGGATGTGTTTGAAGACGCGGATACGGTGATCATCGACCGCGCCAATGCGCGCCGTCAGATGTCGTTCGGCTATGGCATCCATCGCTGCGTGGGCAATCGCCTGGGCGAGCTGCAGATCAAGATCCTGTGGGAAGAGATCCTCAAGCGCTTCCCGAAGATCGAGGTTCTGGAAGAGCCGACCCGCACCAAGTCCGTCTTCGTGAAGGGCTACACCTACATGCCGGTGCGTATCCCCGCCTGA
- a CDS encoding cytochrome P450 gives MSQAAIETTPDIDHTERAWSMPLKDINPAQRDLFQNDVIWPYFERLRKEAPVHKGYDEEFGEYWSVTRYEDIMAVDTNHHVFSSDWTHGGITLFDGPEDFQLPMFIAMDPPKHDEQRKTVQPIVAPNNLKNWEPLIRERTVKVLESLPRGEVFDWVDNVSIELTTMMLATLFDFPFEERRKLTFWSDMVTTDSKTLEGGEEEWKGHMLSCLEYFTNLWNERVNSDTQGNDLITMLTKGESTKNMDPMEYLGNIILLIVGGNDTTRNSMTGGLYALNKFPGEYDKLVANPDLIPNMVSEIIRWQTPLAHMRRTALEDIELNGQMIKKGDKVAMWYVSGNRDADVFDDADKLIIDRDNARRQMSFGYGIHRCVGNRLGELQIRILWEEILKRFPKIEVMEEPERSPGCFVKGYKYMPVRIPA, from the coding sequence ATGTCGCAAGCAGCCATCGAAACCACGCCGGATATCGATCACACCGAGCGCGCCTGGAGCATGCCGCTCAAGGATATCAATCCGGCCCAGCGCGATCTGTTCCAGAACGACGTGATCTGGCCCTATTTCGAGCGCCTGCGTAAGGAAGCGCCGGTGCATAAGGGCTATGACGAGGAATTCGGCGAATACTGGTCGGTGACCCGCTACGAAGACATCATGGCGGTCGACACCAACCACCACGTGTTCTCGTCTGACTGGACCCATGGCGGCATCACGCTGTTTGACGGGCCGGAAGATTTCCAGCTGCCCATGTTTATCGCCATGGACCCGCCCAAGCATGACGAGCAGCGCAAGACGGTGCAGCCGATCGTGGCGCCGAACAACCTCAAGAACTGGGAGCCGCTGATCCGTGAGCGGACCGTCAAGGTGCTTGAATCGCTGCCGCGCGGTGAGGTGTTTGACTGGGTCGACAATGTGTCGATCGAGCTCACCACCATGATGCTGGCGACCCTGTTCGATTTCCCGTTCGAGGAGCGCCGCAAGCTGACTTTCTGGTCCGACATGGTGACGACCGACTCCAAGACACTGGAAGGCGGTGAGGAAGAGTGGAAGGGCCACATGCTCTCCTGCCTCGAATACTTCACCAATCTGTGGAACGAGCGGGTCAACTCGGACACGCAGGGCAATGACCTGATCACCATGCTGACCAAGGGCGAGAGCACCAAGAACATGGACCCGATGGAATATCTCGGGAACATCATCCTGCTCATCGTCGGCGGCAACGACACCACCCGCAACTCGATGACGGGCGGTCTTTATGCCCTCAACAAGTTCCCGGGCGAGTATGACAAGCTGGTCGCCAACCCGGACCTGATCCCGAACATGGTGTCGGAAATCATCCGCTGGCAGACGCCGCTGGCTCACATGCGCCGCACGGCGCTCGAAGACATCGAGCTTAACGGCCAGATGATCAAGAAGGGCGACAAGGTGGCCATGTGGTATGTGTCCGGCAACCGTGACGCGGACGTGTTTGATGATGCCGACAAGCTGATCATCGACCGCGACAATGCCCGCCGTCAGATGTCGTTCGGCTACGGCATTCACCGTTGCGTGGGCAACCGCCTTGGCGAATTGCAGATCCGCATCCTGTGGGAAGAAATCCTCAAGCGCTTCCCGAAGATCGAAGTGATGGAAGAGCCGGAACGCTCCCCGGGCTGCTTCGTGAAGGGCTACAAGTATATGCCGGTGCGCATCCCGGCCTGA